A window from Actinomycetota bacterium encodes these proteins:
- a CDS encoding ABC transporter ATP-binding protein, translating to MTDGGDMPITETQPARDGTNATSPVVQVRGLVKSYGSHPAVRGIDLEVHAGEIFAFLGPNGAGKTTTVEILEGFRKRTAGEVSVLGVDPARGTGAWRDRVGVVLQESEPEPGLSVRECLELYAGYYSHPRDVQQTIELVGLKGREGAIGTELSGGQRRRLDVAMAIIGDPELIFLDEPTTGFDPSARRAAWEVIAGLRDLGKTVFLTTHFMDEAEALADRITVMKAGQIVARGTPHTLGGRDRMTAAITFTLPAALEVREMPSGLRPLAEEGPDGATVIHSESPLVHLQMLADWALGHGADLPDIDVRRPSLEDVYLSLTNEEGPR from the coding sequence ATGACGGACGGAGGCGACATGCCCATCACCGAAACGCAGCCCGCCCGGGACGGGACGAACGCCACCTCGCCGGTGGTCCAGGTCCGGGGCCTGGTCAAGAGCTACGGCAGCCACCCGGCAGTCCGGGGCATCGACCTCGAGGTGCACGCAGGCGAGATCTTCGCCTTCCTCGGGCCCAACGGCGCCGGCAAGACCACCACCGTGGAGATTCTCGAGGGCTTCCGGAAGCGCACGGCGGGCGAGGTCAGCGTGCTGGGCGTCGATCCGGCCCGGGGTACCGGGGCGTGGCGGGATCGGGTGGGGGTCGTGCTGCAGGAGTCCGAGCCGGAGCCCGGCCTCTCGGTACGGGAATGCCTCGAGCTCTACGCCGGGTACTACAGCCACCCCCGGGATGTGCAGCAGACCATCGAGCTGGTGGGCCTGAAGGGCCGGGAGGGGGCCATCGGCACGGAGCTCTCCGGCGGCCAGCGCCGGCGCCTCGACGTGGCCATGGCCATCATCGGGGACCCGGAGCTCATCTTCCTGGACGAGCCGACCACCGGCTTCGACCCCTCGGCCCGGCGGGCGGCCTGGGAGGTGATCGCCGGGCTGCGCGACCTGGGTAAGACCGTGTTCCTCACCACCCACTTCATGGACGAGGCCGAAGCCCTCGCCGACCGGATCACGGTCATGAAGGCGGGCCAGATCGTCGCCCGGGGCACGCCCCACACCCTGGGGGGCCGGGACCGGATGACCGCGGCGATCACCTTCACGCTCCCTGCGGCCCTCGAGGTCCGGGAGATGCCGAGCGGGCTGCGACCGCTGGCCGAGGAGGGGCCGGACGGGGCGACGGTCATCCACAGCGAGAGCCCGCTCGTCCACCTCCAGATGCTGGCGGATTGGGCCCTCGGCCACGGCGCCGATCTGCCCGACATCGACGTCCGGCGCCCCTCGCTGGAGGACGTGTACCTGTCGCTCACGAACGAGGAGGGACCGCGATGA
- a CDS encoding ABC transporter permease, whose amino-acid sequence MTLHQFRYDLRAFLRNPQYQFFTLALPVIFLVLLAALFGGKGSTVGVAGGKVSATVEYVPGIMTLGIIAASFINLVIAVTAQRETGVLKRRRATPVPASAVIGGRALTAVVAALGIAVVLFGIGWVFYSVQVPARTAPALAVTIVVGALSFCCLAYGLASVIHDQDSAQPVTQSVMLPLYFISGVFVPVSQLPHWLVKVADVFPVRHLASALLVAYNPHTSGPGFAGWDLLIVAAWGLGGLLIALRRFSWLPISR is encoded by the coding sequence ATGACACTCCACCAGTTCCGCTACGACCTGCGGGCGTTCCTCCGCAACCCCCAGTACCAGTTCTTCACCCTCGCCCTGCCGGTGATCTTCCTCGTGCTGCTGGCGGCCCTGTTCGGGGGCAAGGGGAGCACCGTGGGCGTCGCCGGGGGCAAGGTGAGCGCCACCGTGGAGTACGTGCCGGGCATCATGACCCTGGGCATCATCGCCGCTTCCTTCATCAATCTGGTGATCGCCGTCACCGCCCAGCGCGAGACCGGCGTCCTCAAGCGGCGCCGGGCGACGCCCGTCCCGGCCAGCGCGGTGATCGGCGGGCGGGCGCTCACCGCAGTAGTGGCCGCGCTGGGGATCGCGGTCGTCCTGTTCGGGATTGGCTGGGTCTTCTACAGCGTGCAGGTCCCGGCCCGGACCGCACCGGCACTGGCAGTGACCATTGTGGTGGGCGCGCTGTCGTTCTGCTGCCTGGCGTACGGGTTGGCCTCGGTGATCCACGACCAGGACTCTGCTCAGCCGGTCACCCAGTCGGTGATGCTGCCCCTCTACTTCATCTCCGGCGTCTTCGTCCCGGTGTCCCAGCTCCCCCACTGGCTGGTGAAGGTTGCCGATGTCTTCCCGGTCCGCCACTTGGCGTCGGCGCTGCTGGTGGCCTACAACCCCCACACCAGCGGCCCCGGGTTCGCCGGGTGGGACCTGCTGATCGTGGCCGCCTGGGGGCTCGGCGGCCTGCTGATCGCCCTGCGCCGCTTCAGCTGGCTGCCCATCTCACGCTGA